From Paenibacillus sp. V4I7, one genomic window encodes:
- a CDS encoding TIR domain-containing protein, producing the protein MKPKIFIGCSPASSLWAEFYQAQLSSSSEVTVINQGVLTASNHKLKMLKKHIEETDFALLIITHADCHDPLVYGNILVLIGLCIGELGHSRTFIVMSKNCELPEYLEGYNPLRIDDQQAISGIAELAGPHLYPIKHSIGVHKNRFKLSDMKKNDAIRSFLFDALDSLSVSSVDYDRVLDKFHKTFDTNCGIIELQEVTAATLFELLEDGVTLQQFGRAGQVSNNHSFNVNDPTSYLAECYRGKDTNIYLGQAKDKEDGEFEYIYCIKLHPTIVSSIHFKTRTDIPARNHHQVMMELSERNAKLVSSLKSIVKGRIIYAEAHEESS; encoded by the coding sequence ATGAAACCAAAGATATTTATCGGCTGCTCCCCCGCAAGTTCGCTGTGGGCTGAATTCTATCAAGCGCAGTTGTCATCTTCATCCGAGGTTACGGTGATTAATCAGGGTGTGCTTACGGCGTCCAATCATAAATTGAAAATGCTAAAAAAGCATATCGAAGAGACGGACTTTGCCCTTCTGATTATCACGCATGCGGATTGTCATGATCCCTTGGTTTACGGGAATATACTCGTATTGATAGGACTTTGTATCGGAGAATTAGGCCACAGCCGCACGTTCATTGTGATGTCTAAGAACTGTGAACTGCCTGAGTATCTGGAGGGTTACAACCCACTGCGAATCGATGATCAGCAGGCCATTTCGGGAATCGCGGAGCTAGCAGGTCCTCACCTCTACCCGATTAAACATAGTATCGGTGTTCATAAGAATCGGTTTAAGCTATCCGATATGAAGAAGAACGATGCTATACGCAGTTTTTTGTTCGACGCTTTGGATTCGCTGAGTGTGTCCAGTGTAGATTATGACCGCGTATTGGATAAATTCCATAAGACATTTGATACCAATTGTGGTATAATTGAGCTTCAAGAAGTGACAGCGGCAACGCTCTTTGAGCTTCTCGAAGATGGTGTCACCTTGCAGCAATTTGGCCGTGCCGGTCAGGTTAGCAACAACCACAGCTTCAACGTGAACGACCCTACTAGCTATCTAGCTGAATGCTACCGGGGCAAGGATACGAACATCTACCTGGGGCAAGCCAAGGATAAAGAAGATGGCGAGTTTGAATACATTTACTGCATTAAGCTGCATCCGACCATTGTTTCATCCATACATTTCAAGACAAGGACGGATATTCCCGCGCGCAATCATCATCAAGTCATGATGGAGTTATCGGAAAGAAATGCGAAGCTCGTGTCTTCACTCAAATCCATTGTGAAAGGAAGGATTATTTATGCTGAAGCACATGAAGAAAGTTCGTAA
- a CDS encoding nucleotide-binding protein — MSSAHKAKLFIGSSAESVEVAEALQSNLHFSFDVTVWSQLLFPPSHTTLAPLIKQAKSSDFAIFVFQPNDLTLLRDSLVSTVRDNVILELGLFIGQIGLERTYFLIPEKEKLHIASDLIGLTPLTYDANHSSGLMAGLGPATFVVKQMLKELGLREK, encoded by the coding sequence TTGAGCAGCGCACATAAAGCGAAGCTATTCATAGGGTCATCTGCTGAAAGTGTTGAAGTCGCAGAGGCTTTGCAGTCTAATCTCCATTTTTCATTTGATGTAACGGTTTGGAGTCAATTGCTATTCCCTCCTTCACATACAACCTTGGCTCCACTTATTAAGCAGGCGAAGTCTAGTGATTTTGCTATCTTTGTCTTCCAACCTAACGATTTAACACTTTTGAGAGATTCATTGGTTAGCACAGTACGTGACAATGTTATTTTGGAACTGGGTTTATTTATTGGACAAATAGGTCTAGAGCGAACCTACTTTCTTATTCCGGAAAAAGAAAAATTACATATAGCCTCCGATTTAATCGGCCTAACACCACTTACCTATGATGCGAATCATTCCTCTGGGCTAATGGCCGGCCTAGGACCGGCAACTTTCGTTGTGAAGCAAATGCTCAAAGAGTTAGGGCTGAGAGAGAAATGA
- the gpr gene encoding GPR endopeptidase, producing MDLGSFTTHTDLALDARDMAHAANQGQPIPGIEQESTRENGIRVTKINVLNEEGSKALGKLLGHYITIEVPALREKDSQLQDRVATKLAQEFEQFLREIGIPKNAKALIIGLGNSNVTPDALGPLVVNNVMVTRHYFELVPEDVSPGYRAVSAVAPGVLGTTGIESSDIVQGIVDMSKPDFIIAIDALASRSLDRVNTTIQIADTGIHPGSGIGNKRKGLTKENLGIPVVAIGVPTVVYASTIVNNAFDLMQRHFSEQTRNTGQILGLLDGMQEEERLMLVKEVLNPVGHDLLVTPKEIDQFIEDIANIIASGLNAALHDAVSVDNVAAYTH from the coding sequence ATGGACTTAGGCTCTTTTACAACACATACGGATCTTGCGCTAGATGCAAGGGATATGGCTCATGCAGCCAATCAGGGGCAACCGATACCTGGCATTGAACAGGAGTCGACACGTGAAAACGGGATACGGGTTACCAAGATCAATGTTCTGAACGAAGAAGGCTCCAAAGCGCTTGGTAAGCTTCTCGGTCATTATATAACGATAGAAGTGCCAGCTCTTCGGGAGAAAGACAGCCAATTACAGGACCGGGTCGCCACGAAATTAGCTCAAGAGTTTGAACAGTTTTTGCGAGAAATCGGCATCCCCAAGAACGCAAAAGCGCTGATTATCGGTCTAGGCAACTCTAATGTGACACCCGATGCTCTCGGCCCTCTAGTTGTGAATAACGTGATGGTCACACGTCATTACTTTGAACTAGTTCCAGAGGACGTTAGTCCAGGGTATCGGGCGGTTAGCGCGGTAGCGCCAGGGGTGCTCGGGACAACGGGGATTGAGAGCAGTGACATCGTTCAGGGGATTGTCGATATGTCCAAACCTGATTTCATTATTGCTATTGATGCGCTGGCTTCCAGGTCCCTAGACCGGGTCAATACGACCATTCAAATCGCGGATACAGGCATTCATCCCGGTTCAGGCATCGGAAATAAACGCAAAGGGTTGACCAAAGAAAACCTTGGCATTCCCGTGGTTGCGATTGGAGTCCCGACTGTTGTCTATGCCTCAACGATAGTCAATAACGCTTTCGACCTGATGCAAAGGCACTTTAGCGAGCAGACGCGCAATACAGGACAGATTCTAGGACTTCTGGACGGGATGCAGGAGGAAGAGCGCCTAATGCTTGTCAAAGAGGTCCTGAACCCCGTAGGACACGATTTGCTTGTTACACCGAAGGAGATCGACCAGTTTATTGAAGACATCGCCAATATTATTGCTAGCGGCTTAAATGCTGCCTTACACGATGCCGTGAGTGTTGATAATGTAGCGGCCTATACACACTAA
- the rpsT gene encoding 30S ribosomal protein S20, giving the protein MPNIKSAIKRVKVSEKRRLRNASQKSALRTAVKAFETAVSPEALIIASKKLDKAASKGLIHKNAANRKKSRLAKRLNALTAQA; this is encoded by the coding sequence ATGCCAAACATTAAATCCGCTATTAAACGAGTAAAAGTTAGCGAAAAGCGCCGTCTTCGTAACGCTTCCCAAAAGTCCGCTCTGCGTACTGCTGTGAAAGCTTTCGAAACAGCTGTAAGCCCAGAAGCTCTTATTATCGCTTCTAAGAAATTAGACAAAGCAGCTTCTAAAGGTTTAATCCATAAAAATGCCGCTAACCGCAAGAAGTCCCGTCTGGCTAAAAGGCTGAACGCTCTTACGGCCCAAGCGTAA
- the holA gene encoding DNA polymerase III subunit delta: protein MDAKRALKDIQAGRPAPVYLCYGPEKYKMREFIQVLTDLLIEPEHKEFAVSKFDLSEISLSAVLEDAETLPFMVPKKLVIAKNALFFTGAKESSKIEHHLDRLTDYLKSPAEHTVVVFTVDADKLDERKKIVKALKDLEAAVPFLSLSPDELQQWVAKQAQQLGFTFTGEAADQLILYTGGNLQSLSAEIEKISLYVGVGAEASVDVIDQLVARSTEQNVFILIEDIVNVRLERAFVILEELLKQREEPIKIAALIARQFRIMLQVKELSKQGYSQQQMASQIGLHPFAVKVAEGQARKYDIEKLSRIMSQLADLDFQMKTGKIDKVLGLELFLLRLAA from the coding sequence ATGGACGCAAAGAGAGCATTGAAAGATATACAAGCAGGGCGCCCTGCACCGGTTTATTTGTGCTACGGTCCTGAGAAATATAAGATGAGGGAGTTTATTCAGGTATTAACGGATTTACTCATTGAGCCCGAGCACAAAGAGTTTGCAGTCAGTAAATTTGATTTAAGTGAGATTAGTCTCTCGGCGGTGCTGGAGGATGCGGAGACCCTTCCCTTTATGGTTCCGAAGAAGCTGGTCATCGCGAAGAATGCGCTATTTTTCACTGGGGCGAAGGAAAGTTCAAAGATTGAACATCACTTGGATCGTTTGACGGATTATTTGAAATCTCCAGCGGAACATACGGTCGTGGTGTTTACGGTAGATGCAGATAAATTGGACGAGCGTAAGAAGATTGTGAAAGCCCTCAAGGACCTTGAAGCGGCAGTTCCCTTCCTATCCCTGAGTCCAGATGAATTGCAGCAATGGGTGGCCAAACAAGCCCAGCAGCTGGGTTTTACGTTCACGGGGGAAGCTGCCGACCAACTGATCTTATACACCGGCGGGAATTTGCAATCCTTATCCGCAGAAATTGAGAAGATTTCTTTATATGTTGGAGTCGGTGCGGAAGCATCGGTTGATGTTATCGATCAATTGGTGGCCCGCAGTACAGAACAGAACGTCTTCATTCTTATAGAGGACATTGTAAATGTAAGGCTGGAACGCGCCTTCGTTATTCTCGAGGAGCTGCTGAAGCAGCGTGAGGAGCCGATCAAAATCGCGGCGCTCATTGCAAGACAGTTCCGTATCATGCTGCAGGTGAAAGAGCTAAGTAAACAGGGCTATTCCCAACAGCAAATGGCTTCACAGATCGGTTTGCATCCTTTCGCCGTGAAGGTGGCTGAAGGACAAGCGCGCAAATACGATATTGAGAAGCTAAGCAGGATCATGTCGCAGCTTGCGGATCTCGATTTCCAAATGAAAACAGGGAAAATCGATAAAGTATTGGGTTTGGAGTTGTTTCTTCTTAGGCTTGCTGCCTAG
- a CDS encoding zf-HC2 domain-containing protein yields MNCQEVMEFMQRQLDGDLDAKEEDELHAHLMHCLDCAQMFERLQRLSDELTQLPKVIPPYSLVDAIMPQLADIDRHAAASITDKVAAFGTNASQTASVQPPKLPWTRRLGSQFSWKFAGGVVAAGLILGFFAFNLKYPILDQADGLLQPKAVSEKRSAGQMQSTAASDSTAAQDAVKKKAADGADAKQVAPNAPAAESFGQEKVVPESTTGNGLLGPQATTDAKLEKPQTLSSSGTTKGTDGLRQAPSTSEPERLKVQGSAGTNEKKESDPESTNPPAGSETSNKLPEDQKVLKTTEPTPTPAAKQGGETSDVGGIYSLTAPSANPLKSTTGVLEAVVEEQHVVIRNSSTKEVVFASKQVWKSGDLITLVEWSKDDKLFYQVQSEGSLHTFLIDLNEKEEVAK; encoded by the coding sequence ATGAATTGTCAAGAGGTGATGGAATTTATGCAAAGACAGCTGGATGGGGATTTAGATGCAAAAGAGGAAGATGAGCTTCATGCTCACCTGATGCATTGTTTGGACTGTGCACAGATGTTTGAACGTTTACAAAGATTGTCCGATGAACTGACCCAGTTACCAAAGGTCATTCCTCCATACAGTTTAGTCGATGCTATCATGCCGCAGCTAGCTGATATAGATAGACATGCCGCGGCGTCCATTACCGACAAGGTGGCTGCTTTCGGCACCAATGCTAGCCAGACAGCTTCTGTGCAGCCTCCCAAACTCCCTTGGACACGCCGTTTAGGATCACAGTTCTCCTGGAAATTCGCAGGTGGTGTCGTTGCCGCAGGTCTCATCCTTGGTTTCTTCGCATTCAACTTGAAGTATCCAATACTGGATCAAGCAGATGGTTTGCTGCAGCCAAAGGCTGTATCTGAGAAGCGGAGTGCCGGACAAATGCAAAGCACAGCCGCCTCCGATTCAACCGCCGCACAAGATGCTGTCAAGAAGAAAGCTGCAGACGGTGCAGACGCGAAGCAGGTGGCACCTAATGCTCCGGCCGCTGAGTCATTCGGGCAAGAGAAAGTAGTGCCGGAATCAACAACGGGAAATGGGCTATTGGGGCCGCAAGCTACAACAGATGCGAAGCTGGAGAAGCCACAAACACTGAGTTCATCTGGGACCACGAAAGGTACGGATGGTTTGCGCCAGGCACCTTCTACTTCAGAGCCTGAACGTCTGAAAGTCCAAGGTTCCGCTGGGACGAATGAGAAGAAGGAATCGGACCCTGAATCGACGAATCCGCCAGCAGGCAGTGAAACTTCAAATAAGCTGCCTGAAGATCAGAAGGTATTGAAAACTACGGAACCAACACCTACGCCAGCTGCTAAGCAGGGTGGAGAAACGAGTGATGTCGGAGGCATATATTCTTTGACAGCACCTAGTGCGAATCCGTTGAAATCAACAACGGGCGTTCTTGAAGCTGTAGTTGAAGAGCAGCATGTCGTGATCCGAAACAGCTCTACCAAAGAAGTTGTTTTTGCGTCCAAGCAAGTTTGGAAGTCTGGTGATCTTATCACGCTAGTAGAATGGTCTAAGGACGACAAATTATTTTATCAAGTTCAAAGCGAAGGCTCGCTTCACACGTTTCTCATTGATTTAAATGAGAAAGAGGAAGTAGCTAAGTAA
- a CDS encoding RNA polymerase sigma factor has translation MVAPELVRSAQAGDRDALITLLREIESHVYRTAYYILNNEQDALDASQEALLRIYTKINSYEEKALFKTWVQRIVTNICIDKFRKAKPTVSIDEHDMTFTAEHNVEQEMLIGYLAKDIREAIEKLPEHHRSVVVLRYLQDFSYHEIAESLNLPLNTVKSYLFRARQQLQSLLQEYQKGGVRG, from the coding sequence GTGGTAGCACCCGAACTGGTAAGATCTGCACAAGCCGGTGATCGTGATGCTCTCATTACCCTATTGCGAGAAATTGAGTCTCACGTTTATCGAACCGCTTATTATATTTTGAATAATGAACAGGATGCCCTCGATGCTTCACAGGAGGCACTCCTTCGGATTTATACAAAAATTAATTCCTATGAAGAAAAAGCGCTCTTCAAGACGTGGGTACAGCGGATTGTAACGAACATCTGCATCGATAAATTTCGCAAAGCGAAACCAACGGTTTCGATTGATGAGCACGATATGACCTTTACAGCAGAGCATAATGTTGAACAGGAAATGTTAATTGGCTATTTAGCCAAAGATATTAGAGAAGCAATCGAAAAGCTTCCCGAACACCATCGATCTGTTGTTGTTCTCCGTTATTTGCAGGACTTTTCGTATCATGAAATTGCAGAATCTCTCAACCTACCGTTAAACACGGTAAAGTCTTACTTATTTCGAGCTAGACAGCAATTACAGTCGCTGCTCCAAGAATATCAGAAAGGAGGTGTTCGGGGATGA
- a CDS encoding spore germination protein: MFKQLFGRRNLTPQVHNQTNTSTSTSDSSKPLSSSLQENLATIQTILHHPSDLLIRQFTISKEQYPCALVSIDGLVDIAMINEQLLSPMLHSFDRPVSSSSDLLNILKQQILTAYELNTVELLDDALMAILSGDTLLLINNLAQCIIISSCGWKTRSIEEPQTESIIRGPRAGFTEDIRTNTALLRRRIKETNLVFDTYQIGQRSRREVVVTYIADIVHPDLVKEVTRRIKSIDIDDIEGSGYLEQWITDSFLSPFPLIMNTERPDRVSGALLQGRVAILVDGDPFVLILPITFASSLQSPEDYYQHWLISTLTRVLRLISAFIATFLPAIYIALLEFHHGMIPSKLAFSIAGAREGVPFPAVVEAFAMEFTLELLREAGLRLPKPIGQTIGIVGGLVIGESAVAAGIVNPVMVIVVAVTAISSFSLPSYSFAISLRVMRFSIMLAAAFLGLYGIILGYIMINIHLVNLKSFGIPYSTPFAPLLIRDWKDLILRSPLLFVTKRPNIMQTKNDQRMKGRRNRR; encoded by the coding sequence ATGTTCAAACAATTATTTGGCAGAAGGAACCTAACCCCTCAGGTTCACAACCAGACAAACACTTCAACTTCAACTTCAGATTCCAGTAAACCGTTATCATCGTCATTGCAAGAAAATTTGGCTACCATTCAGACGATCCTACACCATCCAAGCGATCTACTCATTAGACAGTTTACAATCAGTAAAGAGCAATATCCGTGTGCTTTAGTCAGCATTGATGGTTTGGTCGACATAGCTATGATTAATGAGCAATTACTAAGCCCGATGCTCCATTCCTTCGATCGTCCTGTTTCCTCATCTTCGGATTTATTAAACATTTTGAAGCAGCAAATTCTAACGGCTTATGAATTGAATACGGTCGAACTTTTGGATGACGCTTTAATGGCCATTCTATCAGGCGATACGCTCCTTCTAATAAACAATCTCGCACAATGTATCATCATTTCCAGCTGCGGTTGGAAAACCCGTTCGATTGAAGAACCACAAACAGAATCGATCATTCGGGGACCAAGAGCAGGTTTTACAGAAGACATACGTACGAACACCGCTTTGCTTAGAAGAAGAATTAAAGAAACCAACCTTGTTTTTGACACCTATCAAATCGGGCAAAGAAGTAGACGTGAAGTGGTCGTCACTTATATCGCTGACATTGTGCATCCGGATCTTGTTAAAGAAGTTACTCGCAGAATCAAGAGCATAGACATAGATGATATCGAAGGTTCCGGTTACTTGGAGCAATGGATAACAGATAGCTTCCTTAGTCCATTTCCACTCATTATGAATACAGAACGACCTGATCGCGTATCTGGAGCACTTCTCCAAGGTCGAGTTGCCATTCTGGTAGATGGAGACCCCTTCGTCCTCATATTGCCAATTACATTCGCTTCGAGCTTGCAATCACCCGAAGATTACTATCAGCATTGGCTCATCTCGACGTTGACTCGGGTACTCCGATTAATATCAGCTTTCATTGCTACCTTTTTGCCAGCTATTTATATTGCTTTGCTCGAATTCCATCATGGGATGATTCCTTCTAAGTTGGCTTTCTCCATCGCTGGAGCTCGGGAAGGCGTGCCTTTCCCCGCGGTCGTCGAAGCCTTCGCCATGGAATTTACGCTTGAGCTTCTCAGGGAAGCAGGACTCCGATTACCCAAACCAATCGGCCAAACCATTGGAATCGTCGGTGGTTTGGTTATTGGAGAATCTGCTGTTGCTGCCGGTATAGTAAATCCCGTTATGGTCATCGTTGTAGCCGTCACAGCCATCTCTTCCTTCTCATTGCCTTCTTATTCGTTTGCTATCTCACTGCGCGTCATGCGATTCAGCATAATGTTGGCCGCTGCTTTTCTAGGCTTATATGGCATCATCTTAGGCTACATCATGATCAATATCCACCTAGTGAACCTAAAGAGCTTTGGCATTCCATACTCCACCCCTTTTGCACCACTTTTAATACGGGACTGGAAAGATCTCATTTTAAGATCCCCCCTGCTATTCGTGACAAAGCGGCCAAACATAATGCAAACTAAAAATGATCAGAGAATGAAAGGAAGGAGAAACAGAAGATGA
- a CDS encoding endospore germination permease yields MKSFEYGDSEIGFMDIVITITSMIIGVGILFLPRELAKTIKSSDGWVSMLLAGLLAIGSAWILAKIAIHFSKQGYFAYASAAVTKPIAIIAIISLTLYFICYSAYEVRAIANISKQYLFQRTPVEAISLSFLLVVVYAVSGSRVGLIRLNILFLPIVIFISLVVLTFSMGMFNVDELKPFLISDWKSMAKGIQTSAFSLLGFEVILIYITLMNRPKDAPKAVVIGVAIPIVLYTAFYLACIGVFSQFALEQITYPVVELAKEMQIPGAFFERFESIFFTIWTMAVFTTTFMAYDCAIYLLMSIFTKTKKKTWVFILSPLIYLLCMFPRNLTDFGILSSLISYVGLVVGLLFPILIHLAAKVRGVKSDAF; encoded by the coding sequence ATGAAATCTTTTGAATATGGAGATAGCGAGATCGGTTTCATGGATATAGTCATCACGATTACATCCATGATTATTGGCGTTGGTATACTCTTTCTGCCGAGGGAACTAGCCAAAACAATAAAATCTTCTGACGGGTGGGTATCCATGCTTTTGGCTGGTCTTCTCGCGATCGGCTCAGCCTGGATTCTAGCCAAAATTGCGATTCATTTTAGCAAACAAGGTTATTTTGCTTATGCCTCAGCAGCCGTCACGAAGCCTATTGCCATCATTGCAATCATTTCTCTCACCCTTTACTTTATCTGCTATAGCGCTTATGAAGTTAGGGCTATTGCTAATATTTCCAAACAATATCTTTTTCAGCGTACTCCTGTTGAAGCTATCTCCCTATCGTTCTTACTGGTTGTCGTATATGCCGTTTCTGGCAGCCGTGTCGGTCTTATTCGACTTAATATTTTATTTCTGCCCATTGTTATCTTCATCTCATTAGTCGTACTTACTTTTAGCATGGGCATGTTTAACGTAGACGAACTAAAACCGTTTCTGATCTCGGATTGGAAAAGCATGGCGAAAGGAATACAAACCAGCGCTTTCTCACTCCTTGGTTTCGAAGTCATCTTAATTTACATTACCCTAATGAATCGCCCCAAGGATGCCCCAAAAGCGGTTGTCATCGGGGTAGCTATTCCTATTGTACTTTATACAGCATTCTACCTTGCATGTATTGGTGTGTTTTCACAATTCGCGCTTGAACAAATTACTTATCCCGTCGTTGAGCTTGCCAAAGAAATGCAAATTCCAGGCGCATTCTTTGAACGGTTTGAATCTATCTTTTTTACAATCTGGACGATGGCTGTCTTCACCACGACTTTCATGGCCTATGACTGTGCCATCTATCTGCTTATGTCCATATTTACCAAAACGAAGAAAAAAACATGGGTATTCATTTTAAGTCCTCTCATTTATTTACTGTGCATGTTCCCAAGAAACTTGACTGATTTCGGTATTTTGAGCAGTCTCATTAGTTATGTTGGACTAGTTGTGGGTCTTTTGTTTCCCATCCTCATACATCTCGCTGCTAAGGTTCGAGGAGTAAAAAGTGATGCTTTTTAA
- a CDS encoding Ger(x)C family spore germination protein — MLFKCWTCWLSLGCIIFLLTGCWDRIEIDQRGFVVGVAIDYNENSSKHRYKGTYQIVVPSGLKKSSQGQSGTGSPGKAYFNLSTSENSMPAISAKMATRTSRSPYFEHLKIIVISSEVAKDDTRFANVLDFFLRNSEMRRGVQILITEGKAADILDIQANNETTPIDYITSIAKNDRKTNYMLPQSRIGDVHEYLVKHESFAIQTIHMEDEGITLTGSAIFDGRSKKMIGFLTGEETQGLNFITEKVKGGTIDAKVKGHSIGFQVERAKSKISMHQLSPTKFQFNINLVTEGTLDKSIAGYDPTDSEAIQTLEKSIEDSIQSNTHKTIKKLQQTYKKDALGLGAYLFQNHYKIWKPIAEDWEEGLHLFTQSEINVRTEVIIRRIGNIIQTTKE; from the coding sequence ATGCTTTTTAAATGTTGGACCTGTTGGTTAAGTCTTGGCTGCATCATCTTTCTCTTAACAGGCTGCTGGGATCGTATAGAAATTGATCAACGTGGGTTTGTAGTAGGCGTTGCCATCGATTATAACGAAAATAGCTCGAAACACAGATACAAGGGTACTTATCAGATTGTCGTACCTAGTGGCTTGAAAAAGAGCAGTCAGGGACAAAGTGGAACTGGCAGTCCCGGTAAAGCTTATTTTAATTTATCAACATCTGAAAATTCCATGCCTGCCATTAGCGCAAAAATGGCAACCAGGACGAGTCGTTCACCTTATTTCGAACATCTTAAAATCATTGTCATTTCCAGTGAGGTGGCTAAAGACGATACTAGGTTTGCCAATGTGTTAGATTTTTTTCTGCGAAATAGTGAAATGAGACGAGGCGTACAAATATTAATCACTGAAGGAAAAGCTGCGGATATTTTGGATATACAAGCAAATAATGAAACAACACCCATAGATTATATTACCTCCATTGCCAAAAACGATCGAAAAACTAATTACATGTTGCCCCAATCACGAATCGGTGATGTCCATGAATATTTGGTCAAGCATGAAAGTTTTGCTATTCAAACCATCCACATGGAAGATGAAGGGATCACATTGACCGGAAGTGCCATATTCGATGGACGATCCAAAAAAATGATCGGATTCTTGACAGGCGAAGAAACGCAAGGGTTGAACTTCATTACTGAAAAAGTAAAAGGTGGTACCATCGATGCTAAGGTTAAGGGTCACAGCATTGGCTTTCAAGTGGAACGAGCGAAAAGTAAAATTTCGATGCATCAGCTAAGTCCGACAAAGTTCCAGTTCAACATAAACCTCGTAACAGAGGGCACTCTTGATAAATCTATTGCTGGTTATGATCCTACCGATTCAGAGGCAATTCAAACATTGGAGAAAAGTATAGAGGATAGTATCCAATCCAATACCCACAAAACAATTAAAAAACTACAACAGACTTATAAAAAGGATGCATTGGGACTGGGTGCCTATCTATTTCAAAATCATTATAAAATCTGGAAACCGATAGCCGAAGATTGGGAAGAAGGGTTACATTTATTCACTCAATCTGAGATTAACGTGCGTACAGAGGTAATTATTCGGCGGATCGGTAATATCATCCAAACGACAAAGGAGTAA